The Betaproteobacteria bacterium sequence GGTTTCTGCATCGACTTCGCGCAGATTGATGCGGTGGGCGCGGGCGGCCGCGCGCACGGCTGCGGCGCGTGCACCGGTGCGCACGGTGAGCGTGTCGAAGAAGGCGTCGTGTGCGACGTCGCAGCGCAGGCGGCGCAGGCCGGCGGCGAGCGTGGCGGTCAATCGGTGCACGCGCTCGGCGATCGTCCGCAAGCCCTGCGGGCCGTGCCACACCGCGTACATCGACGCAATCACGGCGAGCAGCACCTGCGCCGTGCAGATGTTGCTGGTCGCCTTCTCGCGGCGGATATGCTGCTCGCGTGTCTGCATCGCGAGCCGATACGCGCGGTCGCCTTGGGCGTCGATCGACACGCCGACGAGGCGGCCCGGCATCAGTCGCTTGTGCGCGTCGCGCGTCGCCAGATAGCCGGCGTGAGGACCGCCGTATCCCATCGGCACGCCGAAGCGCTGGGCGCTGCCGACGGCGACGTCGGCAGCGAGTTCACCCGGCGGTTTGAGCAACGTGAGGGCGAGCAGATCCGCCGCCACTGCCGCCAGTGCCCCGTGCGCATGCGCGCGCGCGATGACCGCGGAGGGGTCGCGCAGCGCGCCGGACGATGCGGGATACTGCAGGAGGATGCCGAAGCACTCGCGCGGCTCGAAATCGACTTCCGGATCGCCGGTGACGATATCGATGCGCAGCGGCTCGGCGCGCGTGCGCACGACTTCGATCGTCTGCGGATGACA is a genomic window containing:
- a CDS encoding glycine dehydrogenase (aminomethyl-transferring) (acts in conjunction with GvcH to form H-protein-S-aminomethyldihydrolipoyllysine from glycine), whose amino-acid sequence is MDRPAHAEQRSFEELEGSDDFQRRHIGPDAADQAAMLAALGLDSLDALIDAVVPPAIRAVEPLALGAPRTETEVLAALREIAARNQVFRSYIGMGYADCHTPPVILRNILENPAWYTAYTPYQPEISQGRLEALLNFQTMIADLTGLEIANASMLDEGTAAAEAMAFCRRVSKSAGMKFFVASDCHPQTIEVVRTRAEPLRIDIVTGDPEVDFEPRECFGILLQYPASSGALRDPSAVIARAHAHGALAAVAADLLALTLLKPPGELAADVAVGSAQRFGVPMGYGGPHAGYLATRDAHKRLMPGRLVGVSIDAQGDRAYRLAMQTREQHIRREKATSNICTAQVLLAVIASMYAVWHGPQGLRTIAERVHRLTATLAAGLRRLRCDVAHDAFFDTLTVRTGARAAAVRAAARAHRINLREVDAET